The Primulina eburnea isolate SZY01 chromosome 18, ASM2296580v1, whole genome shotgun sequence genome segment TATGATCAATTTGTCCACTTTATTCcgcttaaatattttcatagcaaatttcagcaaatgTTTGTTTTCTTTGAATTTCTTGAAAATCTCAATCCCTTGGATCTTTCTTCCCTTTCTTATGAGTACCTGCCTGGGTCGATCTGCAGGAAGTTTTTGCGCAATTTTATATATCTGCGAATCAGATAAAGAAAATATAGTGTTAGAATTTTCAATAGGTCTTTCAATAATCTCCTCTAAATCATCCTTACcaacaatttttgaattttcttttgaCAAATGATTAGCGATATCAAGAGTATTAATAGTGCTTTCGCTAAGAGGATATTTCATGGTACCATAAATATTAAACTTAGCAATCTCGCCATCAAATTCCATAGTAAGGGTACCACTATTAACGTTTATGACagactttgaagttttcaaAAATGGTCTTCCTAGCAAAATTTGACTGTTTAAATCATCATTTTCTATGTCAAGCACATAAAAGCCAGCAGAAAAAACCAAATTTTCAACTTTCACAAGAATATCTTCAATTACACCTCTAGGATAAACAGTGGAGCTATCAGCCAATTGAATCACAATGCTGGTTTCAGTTAGAGGTCCAAGTTCTAAATAATTATAAACAGAATCAGGCATGACATTGATAGAAGCACCCAAATCCAACATAGCCTTTTCAAGTCTAATATCGCCAATACTACAAGAGATAGAAAACATACCTGGATCACTGCATTTGATGGGAATAGTTTTTTGAATAACAGCAGAAACATGTTCTCCAACATTTTCTCTTTTACACCCCTTCAACTTATGTCTCTTTTTTGTAGTACAcaattcttttaaaattttagcacAACGAGGTACTGGTTTAATGGCATCTAATGAAGGAATATTTACCTCGCCTCTACGAATAATGTCATTCAACTCCTTAATACTTTCACATTTCCTGTTCAATGCAAGAGGGAATGGGGGAATAGGTTTATACTCAAATAGAGGAGAAAACTTACCTTTCGGAGCATCATCttgattgattattttatccTCAACTTTTATCTCATTCTCTTCTTTTTGCTTGGCTGATGCTTGTACCCCAATTTCTTGAACATCCAATTCTTTACAATTTCTCAAAGTAATTTCACTCACATTCTCTCTTGGATTCACCACTGTCTGAGAAGGTTTATTACTTAAATTTTGTGCTTCCAACTTGTGAATTGAGGTCGCCAACTGTCCCACTTGAGTGCTCAAATTCTGAATGCTAGCCCTCGTTTCCTGTTGAAATTTTTGAGTGTTTTCAGCTAAGGCCTTTACAATTTCATCTAGAGACATACCTGAGTTGGGTGCTTGTTCTGGTGCGTGTTGTTTGTTCCAATTCTGCTGTGGATATCCCTGTTGGCCTCCTTAATTCTTATAGCTGAAATTTGGATGATCCCTCCATCTTGGATTGAAGCTATTAGAATATGGGTCATATCGATGCTGGGGCTGCCCAGGAAATCCACCAATCGCATTGGCTTGTTGTGTGGGTTCTTCTTGTTGTGACGAACACGTCTCTGTAGGATGTCCCACCATAGCACATACACCACAAGCTTTTACCTGTTGCACCTGTCCTGCAACCAACTTTTCCAAAAGAGATGTCAAAGAATCTAACTTTTGATCGATAGGAGTAACACTTACCTCATTGACTTGTCGTGGAGGGTTGTCTTGCCTAGTACCAAACTGTTGTGCATTGGCAGCCATATTGGAGATTAGAGCTCGTGCCTCTTGAGGCGTTTTGTTCACCAATACACCTCCACTTGCATCATCAATCATGTTCCTATCAAAGAGCGAGAGTCCCTCATAAAAATATTGAACCGGTAGTTGTTCTGGAATCTGGTGTTGTGGACAACTGGCACACAACTGCTTGAATCTCTCCCAATACTCATACAAAGTTTCCTCATGCAGCTGTCTAATCCCACAAAtgtcttttctaatatttgctGCTCGTGAAGCTGGGAAGAACTTctccaaaaattgttgtttcataTTGTCCCAAGTTATTATGGATCCGAAGGCAGGTAATATAGCCAATCTTTAGCCTTGTCGGCTAAAGAGAATGGAAAAGCTCGCAGTGAAATTTGTTCTTCTGTGATCCCTTGAGGTTTCATGGCTGTGCAAAcaatatgaaactctttcagatGTTTATGGGGATCTTCACCTGCAAGACCACGAAAAGTAGGCAATAAATGAATCAAGCCAGATTTTAATTCAAAAGTAGCGTCAGTAGTAGGAAATTGAATGCATAATGGTTGTTGAATTACATTAGGATTAGCTAACTCCCTGAGTGTTCTTTGAGCTTGTCTTGCCATTTCTTCTTGGTCACTTTCACTTCTTTCAATCTCAAGATCACTGCCAGATTCTCTTTCTGTATCGTTGGATTCTAAtgatgcgttcaaatcaggagATGATGATGGTTGTGTTTCACGCCTTAATCTTGCTTCTTTTCTCAATCTCTTAGTTGTCTTCTCGATTTCCGGATTGTATTCGAGTTCACCTGTACGAGAAGAACGaggcataaaaaataaaaaaaatcaaaagaaattaACCTTGCACtgttccccggcaacggcgccaaaatttGGTGTGATGTCGAtgaccaccaaattaattcctactcttttaaataaaaacgagtgtaatggtgaatagggtcgaatccacagggaacggtagatttatttttttttatactaaaaataaaataaaaaggagGGAGGGATTTGTTTtgataattactaaataaaataatctaaacTAAAATTACCAAACAAGAAAGAATACTGAATCTAGAATTGAAAATTAATCGACGAGAATAATTTGAAGAATTTAATACGAGAAAAATACTGATGCAAGGGGATTCTACTATTTAATTATTTCACTGTTCATCGGTTAACCAATCATTTATTCATGTTATTCCAAACAATTAACCTTAGAATAATAGGGATtgccgctaaaattcttgtgttttcctaaattaattgaccgaacccagcatccagtcaaaacttaccaataatcaactgggcacgatagcgttccatattaattaaagatagCATTTTAGTttcgtgaaaacagttaatcctaaaatctaaaAACCGAGATAGCTACAATTGGAAGATCTAGTTCCgtcgatttatttaaattacacatgttatgatagcacaacacgtGTAACCTATTGCTACTCAcgtaccaatcgttcatgacaattacggatcactgaattcatggttagaattagaaaatcatacatcaaattaaattgtcagattaattgacgtataacattcatataattaaataataaatcaacgaatatttgggaaaacaagaataataaattaaagtgcAAAAACCTCACGGTGATAAAATTAAACAGTAGACTATCCCTTGAATCAGACTAGAAAATTAGCCAAGCATGGTTTGATATAAAatatccataaaaaataaataataaaacataaaGAAATGCAAACTATTTTGTTAGGAGAAAAATTGGAGTCTTGCATCTTCTTTCTTCTTCTCGTGAGGATGGAATGAAAAAAATGGAGAAAGGTCTTCGTGCCGCCTCCTTCCTTTGTTATGTGAATAGTGTGCTCAtttgggtctaaattttttttgctAAAAAGCCCACTAACctcttaattaaccctaatcacaaaatataaaataatagataatattttatttagattttcCCTTCTTGCAATTTTTTTGGCAGCTGAAGTATCGTCATAAGAAGTGGCAACGCCTTATTCCAGGACTTCTTTTGGTTTGTTTATTCACTTTCAACTCTATCTTGGAAATttcaaatgtgataaacatcacctttttagctcaaatttgctccaagaccgtaaaaattcctcctacaataaaattacacaaaaatgtaTCAATTAAACGTATCGGAGGTTGGAATAAtgagaaatatgaaaataaaaatactaactATTATGAACCTATCAGAAATATTGAAGGGCAACCACCAATATAATCAGCGTTGATATGGAAAATCACGTCCAAGATATGAAGGAGATTGAAGATGATATTTATTTGACATTTGGAGGGTGTTACATTGGTGGTAAAAAAATATAATGGATTATGTGGAACTAGAATGTTACAAGGTACTACTCATTCAGGCACATTTATAAGCACCTTGAGTGCATGAGCATGAAAGCATGACATATTCTACAATGTTTTTTTGTTATGGAGGATTAGAAAAATGGTGAAATATACTACTCCTTGAGACAGTGTAGCTGGATGCAAAAGTGTTTGAGAGTGGTGATTTGCTTGAAAATTGAATGGTGTCCCAGTAGTGAACCCAGATGCGACGACAAATGGCGAAAAATCGATAACAGGTAAGTAAGGACACGGCGGCGGAATCCAAGTTGAGGGTTATTGCTAGAGAATTATGAAGAAGAATATGTAAATTAGAATTTGGTCTTCATGTCAAATTTTGAATATGTGTCAAAGTGGGCTAAAATAATGGACTAAACATATAAATAGTCAAATTCTCCAATGGCCAAATTGGCTACGGGAGGCAATTGTTCCACCTAAAATCTGCCAAAGCCTATCAACAGAAAGCCCATCAGATATGGAAGCTCAAATGTTGCCAAGTCCACGAGAGCTGCAGTTGGTCCGAATAACGCACGATTGAGGAAGTTGACTTACTATCCATGATGAATGATCATGGAAGATGGTTAAATCACTGGAAAGAGTTGAACAAAAATAGAAAAGAAGAATCAGAAAACTCTCTTGAAAAAACTACAGCAAAGTTCCCGCAAATTCTTTCAATAATTTGTTCGCTTATTTTTAATTTCCAACTATTTACTTTCTTTAATTTTTGACATATTTTTTCAGGTTTCTTGTAAAATGTCGTTTGAGttcataacataaattaaatttgatgttgTTCATGTTTTTTTTCTGTAATTGTCATTATCTTTCTCAACCAAGTTCTTAGTATTGAAGTCATACTGAGATAATTATAACAAACGGTCGAATCGGGACACACAACGTTTGATAATAAAAGTatgataatttcatatttaGCAGGATCACGTTTCTGGCACGTCCATAAGTTTTCGTGATAAACAATATGAATATTacttaggatatatatatatatatatatatatatatatatatatatatatttgcgtataaaaaattgataaaaattaatatcaccATTTCTATCGTTTCATACATGTGATACGATCAACAAAAGATATGtgataaaaataataagaaaatgaaaaataaggataaaatatataatatggtgAAGTATATGTCGTTTgatgattttaaattaattgattaatttaTGAATTGTGATGTAACTATCAAAACACCCCCATCATATCTATATTATACCATAAAGCGAGATGGTCATATCTATACTATACTATAAAATAAGATagttttatatttatctatatatatCACTAAATTTGTAgatataatttataaaatgcAAAAACAATTATAGCTATCTATACTatctatattattattatattattaagtttAAGACACTTAAAGTAATTAACTTTTGATGTCATTGTTTGTtttcataattatatatattaataaagtattaaaattttaatacaaGTTTTCTATAGCTCAGCGGATGGAGTATTTATTTCTCATCAAGTTGTAGTTTCAATTCTTGGatcttttttttctattttttttttaattcatatatcaaaattacaatgtAGTCTTtcattatttcttataattacatTTTGATCCTcgtttaattataaataaaatgaattataaaaaatattatacgtGCAGGCGTTGCTTGTGTCGATACACTAGTTCCAATTAAGTCCCAGCTATGGGTATCAAATCATGAAATGGAGAATTGGATTAAGCAGCCCATTTTTGTCTCATAAAAGCCCAAATATTTGGACCCATAAACTGATTTTGTATTGGATTATGGAGCCCATTTTCTTCCCACAAAGGCCCAAATATTGGACCCATCTTCTGATTTTGTATTGTATTGGCAGCCCATTTTCCCACATAAGCCCAAATATTTCGACCCGTCTTCTGATTTTGTCGTAAAATGCACACTTACTAATAATAATTAACGCAATATTATTTTTCTCTCATATTTTTGGCTTCAGTAGTAATCAGCAAACCCTAAATCAGAAATTCCGTTGCTGTTGATTAACGATTTCAATTTTCTGGGCATTGTCTGATTAGTTCTACGTTAAGGTATTGTTCTTACTCCTTTACCTTTGTTAATACTTATGTGTTTTTGGTATTCCTTAATTGTTGGAAAAAATCTATCTGAATTTTGATCGGGTGTAACGATTGATTTTATGCTGAAGATTTATCGGAAAATTTCTGTGTTTTTAGTTACCAATTACTGAAACTTTTGCATTTTCGTTTGACGGGGAAAAATGTGTCGTTTGGTGTTGAATATGCAAATCAAGTTTGTTGGCTCCTTTTTCAGCTAGACTATGTGTACTTTTGATTTGTTAGAGAAGAGGTTTGATGGGTGTTGATGAAGGCTGTTTTCTTAACCCGATACTTAAAAATTCGGAATTATTGATTGAGAAATGATGAAAAGCAGCTACCTTGGAATGTTTTACAATTATCACATGGGCAGATGATCTGAATGTGGACATCTTGCATTCTCTGCTTATTTGTTCGTGTTAGGAAACTGTTTGTTTGCATGAAATTTGTTATATCCGTGTTTCATTTTGTTATCTCCTTTTATAAATTTGTGGAGGGAGTTTACAGAATCTTGTAACTAGTTAACCTATATTTCTAACGAAGTTATTACCTTCTTGTGGAAATTTGATTCTGGTGATAGTGTGATGTGGGACACACTTGCAGAGGAGCAGAACCAGCATTTTAGTCGCCTATGCCAATTCTGGGGTGAAGATCAAGCCAAGGTAAGTGTCTTGTGTAGTTCCCTGTTGTCAGTGTCATCATTCAAACGTTAAATGTTATTTTCCTGGCAATACTTTGGCTTTTTTTAAACGGTAAATTACTCTCTTTCGTGTGTGCAGATGGAACCAGAACCTATTGACGAGCAACTGAAGCAAGAGCGTCTGAGAACACGATGGACCCCAGCACTTGATAAGATCTTTGCAGACATAGTTGTGAAGCAGATCCAACTAGGGAATAGGGCTAATAATGTTTTTGACAAGAAGACATGGAACCAGATTCGTGAGGAATTCAATGGACAGACCAATCTCAGtttcaataacaatcagttgaGGAAACATCTGGACGTCCTCAGGACGCGCTATCACAATTTGCAATCTGCTTTTAGCCATAGTGATGCGATGCAGGATCCTTGCTTCATGGGGTTTGATCTATGGGATGACATAGGGGTATCTCCTTTTATACATAGCCACGAATTTGTATACTAATGACATGTCGATCTGTCACATTATTTCCGTTTATAAATATCACCCGATGCATACAGGAACAGCCCAAGACTGAACCAGCCAAGACCAAGGATTGTCCTATTTATGAGCAGTTATGCACAATATTTGCAGATTCTGGTGTGGATGGAAAATATGCCCAATCAAGCCACTATGAAGAACT includes the following:
- the LOC140819489 gene encoding L10-interacting MYB domain-containing protein-like isoform X1 translates to MWDTLAEEQNQHFSRLCQFWGEDQAKMEPEPIDEQLKQERLRTRWTPALDKIFADIVVKQIQLGNRANNVFDKKTWNQIREEFNGQTNLSFNNNQLRKHLDVLRTRYHNLQSAFSHSDAMQDPCFMGFDLWDDIGEQPKTEPAKTKDCPIYEQLCTIFADSGVDGKYAQSSHYEELDKSAGNEASGAEGGNPCIKTPSTSKFVQGNGSSSQIISQNTADKKRKRPTEASSVTDQGNWNEESNDMMAKVLLDMITSSKLRTATNPLACERFTITECIKALDEIEGIEDYVYYAALDLFQNPNFRETFLSLNNNGVRLAWLQRKCTSFGQCEIVL
- the LOC140819045 gene encoding uncharacterized protein, which produces MSLDEIVKALAENTQKFQQETRASIQNLSTQVGQLATSIHKLEAQNLSNKPSQTVVNPRENVSEITLRNCKELDVQEIGVQASAKQKEENEIKVEDKIINQDDAPKGKFSPLFEYKPIPPFPLALNRKCESIKELNDIIRRGEVNIPSLDAIKPVPRCAKILKELCTTKKRHKLKGCKRENVGEHVSAVIQKTIPIKCSDPGMFSISCSIGDIRLEKAMLDLGASINVMPDSVYNYLELGPLTETSIVIQLADSSTVYPRGVIEDILVKVENLVFSAGFYVLDIENDDLNSQILLGRPFLKTSKSVINVNSGTLTMEFDGEIAKFNIYGTMKYPLSESTINTLDIANHLSKENSKIVGKDDLEEIIERPIENSNTIFSLSDSQIYKIAQKLPADRPRQVLIRKGRKIQGIEIFKKFKENKHLLKFAMKIFKRNKVDKLIIYEPP